One region of Citrus sinensis cultivar Valencia sweet orange chromosome 6, DVS_A1.0, whole genome shotgun sequence genomic DNA includes:
- the LOC102627568 gene encoding biotin carboxyl carrier protein of acetyl-CoA carboxylase 2, chloroplastic isoform X2 has translation MASIWIPCPKISWVAPVGSTGGQQPQQQKQMLSFQNSSNSNPSLSFASSAPFSGFQCSIKKQSAVWKVQAKVIAKKPLNSTAAVDTGSEVASSEEKVESAEKKIPDASAISAFMTQVSDLVKLVDSRDIMELQMKQSDCELIVRKKEALQPPECIVNMPPTMPHMMYPTAPPAAPAAAPTPAPAPASPASSVPVPALPPPAKKSSHPPLKCPMAGTFYRCPAPGEPAFVKVGDKVQKGQVVCIIEAMKLMNEIEADQSGTIAEILAEDGKSVSVDTPLLVIVP, from the exons ATGGCTTCAATCTGGATTCCTTGTCCCAAGATCTCTTGGGTTGCTCCTGTTGGATCCACAGGTGGGCAGCAGCCACAACAGCAAAAGCAGATGCTTTCCTTTCAGAATTCTTCAAATTCGAACCCCTCATTGTCATTTGCTTCCTCTGCTCCCTTTTCTGGATTCCAG TGTTCTATCAAGAAGCAATCTGCTGTCTGGAAGGTGCAAGCAAAG GTTATTGCCAAGAAGCCTTTAAACTCCACAGCTGCAGTTGACACCGGGTCCGAAGTTGCATCATCAGAAGAAAAAGTTGAATCTGCGGAAAAGAAAATTCCTGATGCTTCGGCTATCTCAGCTTTCATGACGCAAGTATCTGACCTTGTTAA ACTTGTGGATTCGAGAGATATTATGGAACTGCAAATGAAGCAGTCAGACTGTGAGCTCATAGTAAGGAAAAAGGAAGCTTTGCAGCCACCAGAATGCATTGTCAATATGCCACCAACTATGCCCCACATGATGTATCCGACTGCACCGCCAGCAGCCCCAGCAGCTGCTCCCACTCCAGCTCCGGCTCCTGCAAGCCCTGCTTCTTCTGTGCCGGTGCCAGCATTACCTCCCCCTGCAAAGAAATCATCTCATCCACCGCTGAAGTGCCCCATGGCTGGAACCTTTTATCGATGCCCTGCGCCTGGAGAACCAGCATTTGTTAAG GTTGGAGATAAGGTGCAGAAAGGTCAAGTTGTTTGCATCATTGAGGCCATGAAATTGATGAATGAAATTGAA GCTGATCAATCTGGAACCATTGCTGAGATACTGGCAGAAGATGGAAAATCAGTTAGCGTAGACACA CCTCTTCTTGTCATTGTACCATGA
- the LOC102627568 gene encoding biotin carboxyl carrier protein of acetyl-CoA carboxylase 2, chloroplastic isoform X1 produces the protein MASIWIPCPKISWVAPVGSTGGQQPQQQKQMLSFQNSSNSNPSLSFASSAPFSGFQCSIKKQSAVWKVQAKVNDVIAKKPLNSTAAVDTGSEVASSEEKVESAEKKIPDASAISAFMTQVSDLVKLVDSRDIMELQMKQSDCELIVRKKEALQPPECIVNMPPTMPHMMYPTAPPAAPAAAPTPAPAPASPASSVPVPALPPPAKKSSHPPLKCPMAGTFYRCPAPGEPAFVKVGDKVQKGQVVCIIEAMKLMNEIEADQSGTIAEILAEDGKSVSVDTPLLVIVP, from the exons ATGGCTTCAATCTGGATTCCTTGTCCCAAGATCTCTTGGGTTGCTCCTGTTGGATCCACAGGTGGGCAGCAGCCACAACAGCAAAAGCAGATGCTTTCCTTTCAGAATTCTTCAAATTCGAACCCCTCATTGTCATTTGCTTCCTCTGCTCCCTTTTCTGGATTCCAG TGTTCTATCAAGAAGCAATCTGCTGTCTGGAAGGTGCAAGCAAAGGTTAATGAC GTTATTGCCAAGAAGCCTTTAAACTCCACAGCTGCAGTTGACACCGGGTCCGAAGTTGCATCATCAGAAGAAAAAGTTGAATCTGCGGAAAAGAAAATTCCTGATGCTTCGGCTATCTCAGCTTTCATGACGCAAGTATCTGACCTTGTTAA ACTTGTGGATTCGAGAGATATTATGGAACTGCAAATGAAGCAGTCAGACTGTGAGCTCATAGTAAGGAAAAAGGAAGCTTTGCAGCCACCAGAATGCATTGTCAATATGCCACCAACTATGCCCCACATGATGTATCCGACTGCACCGCCAGCAGCCCCAGCAGCTGCTCCCACTCCAGCTCCGGCTCCTGCAAGCCCTGCTTCTTCTGTGCCGGTGCCAGCATTACCTCCCCCTGCAAAGAAATCATCTCATCCACCGCTGAAGTGCCCCATGGCTGGAACCTTTTATCGATGCCCTGCGCCTGGAGAACCAGCATTTGTTAAG GTTGGAGATAAGGTGCAGAAAGGTCAAGTTGTTTGCATCATTGAGGCCATGAAATTGATGAATGAAATTGAA GCTGATCAATCTGGAACCATTGCTGAGATACTGGCAGAAGATGGAAAATCAGTTAGCGTAGACACA CCTCTTCTTGTCATTGTACCATGA